The following coding sequences are from one Macaca nemestrina isolate mMacNem1 chromosome 1, mMacNem.hap1, whole genome shotgun sequence window:
- the LOC105478231 gene encoding protein MIS12 homolog — MSVNPMTYEAQFFGFMPQTCMLRIYIAFQDYLFEVMQAVEQVILKKLDGIPDCDISPVQIRKCTEKFLCFMKGHFDNLFSKMEQLFLQLILRISSNILLPEDKCKEIPYSEEDFQHLQKDFEQLQEKYKTELCIKQAPLAELEEQKIVQAKLKQTLTFFDELQNVVRDHGTSDFRESLVSLVQNSRKLQNIRDSVEKEPK, encoded by the coding sequence ATGTCTGTGAATCCAATGACCTATGAGGCCCAGTTCTTTGGCTTCATGCCACAAACGTGCATGCTTCGAATTTACATTGCATTTCAAGACTACCTATTTGAAGTGATGCAGGCCGTTGAACAGGTTATTCTGAAGAAGCTGGATGGCATCCCAGACTGTGACATTAGCCCAGTGCAGATTCGCAAATGCACCGAGAAGTTTCTTTGCTTCATGAAAGGACATTTTGATAACCTTTTTAGCAAAATGGAGCAACTGTTTTTGCAGCTGATTTTACGTATTTCCTCAAACATCTTGCTTCCTGAAGATAAATGTAAGGAGATACCTTATAGTGAGGAAGATTTTCAGCATCTCCAGAAAGATTTTGAACAGTTACAGGAGAAGTACAAGACTGAATTATGTATTAAGCAGGCCCCTCTTGCAGAATTAGAAGAGCAAAAAATTGTTCAGGCCAAACTCAAACAGACGTTGACTTTCTTTGATGAGCTTCAAAATGTTGTCAGAGATCATGGGACTAGTGATTTTAGGGAGAGTTTAGTGTCCCTGGTTCAGAACTccagaaaactacagaacattaGAGACAGTGTGGAAAAGGAACCAAAATGA